One genomic region from Sulfurovum riftiae encodes:
- a CDS encoding malate dehydrogenase, which produces MAKGKKVTVIGTGNFGSTVAFILAMNGSCHHVVLRGRNYDVAKGKALDMSQAANAARQHTIVKAAKGPEDMAGSDVVIITAGAPRTPGMSRDDLLFKNADIVKCYAREIKEHAPDAIVIVVSNPLDVMTYVALKETGFPRERVLGMAGILDAARMAHFIYEKLEYGAGQIRATVMGGHGDTMVPLPKFTTVAGVPIEDLLDSEEIGEIVRKTRNGGAEIVNLLGNGSAYYAPAKSTTVMVEAILKDTNQIHSCAIMLQDDYGYSDIVSGVPVMIGAGGAEQVINMTLKPLQQTRFKNSVASVQEMVDTLYEANFFDDDKK; this is translated from the coding sequence ATGGCAAAAGGAAAAAAAGTAACGGTAATCGGTACAGGTAATTTCGGTTCTACAGTGGCATTCATTCTGGCAATGAACGGTTCATGCCACCATGTAGTGCTCAGAGGAAGAAACTACGATGTGGCAAAAGGTAAAGCGCTCGATATGTCCCAGGCGGCAAACGCGGCCAGACAGCATACCATCGTAAAAGCGGCCAAAGGCCCTGAAGATATGGCCGGTTCCGATGTGGTCATCATCACCGCAGGTGCACCGCGTACACCGGGTATGAGCAGGGATGACCTGCTTTTCAAGAATGCAGATATCGTCAAGTGCTATGCCAGAGAGATCAAAGAGCATGCACCTGATGCCATCGTGATCGTGGTCTCCAATCCTCTCGATGTCATGACCTATGTGGCACTCAAGGAGACCGGTTTCCCAAGAGAGAGGGTACTTGGTATGGCCGGTATCCTCGACGCGGCGAGAATGGCACACTTCATTTATGAAAAACTTGAGTATGGTGCGGGCCAGATCCGTGCGACGGTAATGGGCGGGCATGGCGATACAATGGTACCGCTTCCCAAGTTTACGACGGTTGCCGGTGTGCCTATCGAAGACCTTCTGGACTCAGAAGAGATCGGTGAGATCGTAAGAAAGACACGAAACGGCGGCGCGGAGATTGTGAATCTTCTCGGTAACGGCTCAGCGTACTATGCACCGGCAAAATCCACGACCGTAATGGTTGAGGCGATCCTCAAAGATACCAATCAGATACACTCCTGTGCGATCATGCTGCAGGATGACTACGGCTATTCCGATATCGTTTCAGGCGTACCGGTCATGATCGGTGCAGGCGGGGCAGAGCAGGTGATCAACATGACGCTGAAACCGCTGCAGCAGACACGCTTCAAGAACTCTGTCGCTTCTGTCCAGGAGATGGTAGATACACTCTACGAAGCCAACTTCTTCGATGACGACAAGAAGTAG